In Niallia sp. FSL W8-0635, one genomic interval encodes:
- a CDS encoding rhomboid family intramembrane serine protease: MEIEPYKYWRIIHFLIMKCHYKLIYLSENKQEIWLESQDDRKKTPIIRLFQMNLDWSNWLSRDIERTALNAEKIRSTLRNRSLKLESIYITAFPPVDSFEHLVNQPYISTDKKVLINTVLLDRSVQEWDIAGRKISDLNAIPDTEEERDIQIQNYQNDIFALIKQNEKEERQLLNFGKSFISYLFIGIQIIMFFLMEVNGGSTNNQTLIKWGAKVNYLIANGEWWRLITPIFLHIGFLHLVMNSIALYYIGPLIEKIFGNSRFFIIYLFAGFSGVFASYLLSPSLSAGASGAIFGCFGALLYFAWQFPNLFFRVMGWNVIIIIIINLIFGFTIQGIDNAGHIGGLVGGFLATAIVHFPKKKSWKIQLGALLITLLLVCVGISYSSSSSALQIRDQSALIMVNTYINEEKYDHAQEVLTTIESKNNADYYFFLSYIQLKKKELMEAEKNLQRTIKLNPNFHEAYYNLAIVSLYNQKVEEAREYLQKAIELDKNNPKYLLLWDKIKE, encoded by the coding sequence ATGGAGATAGAACCGTATAAATATTGGAGAATAATCCATTTTTTAATAATGAAATGCCATTATAAATTAATTTATTTATCAGAAAATAAACAAGAAATTTGGTTGGAAAGTCAAGATGATAGAAAGAAAACCCCAATTATTCGATTATTTCAAATGAATCTTGATTGGAGTAATTGGTTAAGTCGTGATATAGAAAGAACAGCATTAAATGCAGAAAAAATAAGAAGTACCTTGCGTAATCGCTCACTTAAATTGGAGAGTATTTATATTACAGCCTTTCCTCCTGTAGATTCCTTTGAACATTTAGTAAATCAGCCATATATAAGTACTGATAAAAAAGTACTAATAAATACAGTTCTTCTCGATCGATCTGTTCAAGAATGGGACATCGCAGGACGTAAAATATCAGACTTAAATGCCATTCCTGATACAGAGGAAGAACGTGACATTCAAATTCAAAATTATCAAAACGATATTTTTGCTCTGATAAAACAAAATGAAAAAGAAGAAAGACAGCTGCTGAATTTTGGGAAATCGTTTATTTCCTACCTGTTTATTGGCATTCAAATTATTATGTTTTTCTTAATGGAAGTAAATGGCGGAAGCACTAATAACCAAACATTAATTAAATGGGGAGCAAAAGTGAATTATTTAATCGCAAATGGGGAATGGTGGCGATTAATAACACCGATTTTTTTACATATTGGTTTTTTGCATTTAGTAATGAATTCTATTGCTCTTTATTATATTGGCCCATTAATAGAGAAAATTTTTGGGAACAGTAGATTTTTTATTATTTATCTATTTGCTGGATTTAGCGGAGTATTTGCGAGTTATTTATTAAGTCCTTCTTTATCAGCTGGTGCAAGTGGAGCCATTTTTGGATGCTTTGGAGCGCTTCTTTATTTTGCATGGCAATTTCCAAACCTTTTTTTTCGTGTGATGGGTTGGAATGTTATTATTATCATTATTATTAATCTTATTTTTGGCTTTACCATACAAGGAATCGATAACGCAGGTCATATTGGTGGTTTAGTAGGTGGCTTTTTAGCAACGGCAATCGTTCATTTTCCAAAGAAAAAAAGCTGGAAAATCCAGCTTGGTGCATTACTTATTACCTTATTGCTCGTCTGTGTTGGAATTAGTTATTCATCGAGTTCAAGTGCCTTACAAATACGGGATCAATCAGCATTAATAATGGTCAATACTTATATAAATGAGGAGAAATATGATCATGCTCAAGAAGTTTTGACAACCATAGAATCTAAAAATAACGCAGACTATTATTTTTTCCTTTCTTATATTCAACTGAAAAAAAAGGAACTAATGGAAGCGGAAAAAAATCTACAAAGGACAATCAAATTAAATCCGAATTTTCATGAAGCATATTATAATTTAGCGATCGTCAGTTTATATAATCAAAAGGTAGAAGAGGCTAGGGAATATTTGCAAAAAGCAATAGAATTAGATAAAAATAATCCAAAATATCTACTATTATGGGATAAAATTAAAGAGTAG
- a CDS encoding DUF92 domain-containing protein, whose amino-acid sequence MSSLMYAIIIFFVSFYSYKRRSLTKSGAIAAFFVGMGIAIGFGYKGLIVLGAFFVSSSMLSKYKSKTKKTMEKKTQKGSTRDWLQVMANGALAAIVGVIYYITKESMWITVFAILLAAANSDTWASEIGSLSKKRPLSIRNFKEAETGTSGAVSILGTVAGLAGSLLIALITTLLFPIQLWGFFLIFLFGFLGNVLDTLLGAYIQVEYQCPVCGKIVETRMVCHKTVGKIKGYTFFNNDMVNVLSGFFAAFGYLILHL is encoded by the coding sequence ATGAGTAGTTTAATGTATGCAATTATAATTTTTTTTGTTTCTTTCTACTCATACAAGCGTCGGTCTTTAACGAAGAGTGGTGCAATCGCAGCTTTCTTTGTTGGTATGGGGATTGCTATTGGATTTGGCTATAAGGGATTAATTGTTTTGGGGGCTTTTTTTGTGTCCTCAAGTATGCTTTCTAAGTACAAAAGCAAAACCAAAAAAACAATGGAGAAAAAAACACAAAAAGGGTCAACTAGGGATTGGTTACAAGTAATGGCAAATGGAGCATTAGCTGCCATTGTAGGTGTTATTTATTATATAACAAAAGAGTCTATGTGGATTACGGTTTTCGCTATTTTGCTTGCAGCTGCTAATTCAGATACTTGGGCTTCTGAAATTGGATCATTAAGTAAGAAAAGACCCTTATCTATTCGGAACTTTAAGGAAGCAGAAACAGGAACATCTGGAGCTGTTAGCATATTAGGGACGGTTGCAGGATTAGCGGGTTCATTATTGATTGCCTTGATAACTACCTTATTATTTCCTATTCAGCTTTGGGGATTTTTCCTCATTTTTCTTTTTGGCTTTTTAGGGAATGTGTTGGATACCCTTTTAGGTGCATATATACAGGTAGAGTATCAATGTCCAGTTTGTGGGAAAATTGTGGAAACAAGAATGGTATGTCATAAGACTGTAGGGAAAATTAAAGGTTATACATTTTTTAACAATGATATGGTGAATGTTCTATCTGGTTTTTTTGCGGCATTTGGTTATCTTATTCTTCATTTATAA
- a CDS encoding 5-formyltetrahydrofolate cyclo-ligase, translating into MQEKKQFRTNMIKQLQTISKPQYEHMSYQIALQLYKHASFTSASHIGITISKFPEVDTYQIIRKCWQLGKQVSIPKCIPETKQMLFRKLEQFNHLESVYSNLFEPIMEKTKPTEPEEIDLLLVPGLAFTKNGYRLGFGGGYYDRFLQSYNGETISLAFSMQLQEEIPLQKHDLAVEKIITNEGIIVTNE; encoded by the coding sequence ATGCAGGAAAAGAAACAGTTCAGAACAAATATGATAAAACAACTACAAACAATCAGTAAGCCTCAATATGAGCATATGTCATATCAGATAGCTCTTCAACTATATAAACATGCTTCATTTACTTCTGCTTCTCATATAGGCATTACCATTTCCAAATTTCCTGAGGTTGATACATACCAAATAATACGTAAGTGTTGGCAACTCGGAAAGCAGGTAAGTATCCCAAAATGTATTCCTGAAACTAAACAAATGCTTTTTCGTAAATTAGAGCAATTTAATCACCTTGAATCTGTTTATAGCAATCTGTTTGAACCTATAATGGAAAAAACAAAACCAACAGAGCCAGAAGAAATCGATTTACTCCTTGTTCCAGGACTAGCCTTTACGAAGAATGGATACCGATTGGGATTTGGTGGAGGATATTACGACCGATTTTTACAAAGTTATAATGGAGAAACCATATCATTAGCCTTCTCCATGCAGCTTCAAGAAGAAATACCATTGCAAAAACACGATTTAGCTGTGGAGAAAATAATTACAAATGAAGGGATAATAGTTACAAATGAGTAG
- the rpmG gene encoding 50S ribosomal protein L33, with product MRVNITLACTECGDRNYISKKNKRNNPDRLELKKYCSREKRTTVHRETK from the coding sequence ATGCGTGTAAACATTACGTTAGCTTGCACTGAATGTGGTGATCGTAACTACATTTCTAAAAAAAATAAACGAAATAATCCAGATCGTCTTGAGCTAAAAAAATATTGCTCAAGAGAAAAACGTACTACCGTTCATCGTGAAACAAAATAA